In the genome of Persephonella sp. KM09-Lau-8, one region contains:
- the pyk gene encoding pyruvate kinase: MKRVKIVATLGPATNTESKIRELIKSGVDVFRFNFSHGDHPTHKKNLEKIRKVSKKLKKEVAILQDLSGPKIRVGEVEEPFYLHYEDEIWIVKDNIVGNKEKITINHPEILDKLKKGDRIYIADGTIRLEVIKKTKKGVLCKVLVGGMVSSRKGVNFPNIKLDIPALTEKDKKDLKFGIEIGIDIVALSFVKTAKDVQEAKKYVQKFGGDVPVFAKIEKHEAIEHIDEIIDEADGIMVARGDLGVEIDMEKVPVLQKMIIKKCNEKGKPVITATQMLTSMLTSPRPTRAEVSDIANAVLDGTDAVMLSDETAVGKYPVEAVKVMKRTIEETEKIYPFYQDKPVEDTTTAIASAGSSLAKDVNASSIVAFTKSGRTAINVAKFRPACRILGITHDIKVLRRLNIVWGVEPYMVIEEELDTDDMLRKFVKQAYKKDFSKKDIIVALLGYVGGLTGSTSIVRIIRDKDLKQLLGK; the protein is encoded by the coding sequence ATGAAAAGGGTTAAAATTGTAGCTACACTGGGTCCAGCAACAAACACTGAAAGCAAAATAAGAGAATTAATCAAAAGTGGTGTAGATGTTTTTAGATTTAACTTTTCCCATGGAGACCATCCAACCCATAAAAAAAATCTGGAAAAAATCAGAAAGGTATCAAAAAAACTGAAAAAAGAGGTGGCCATCCTGCAGGATTTATCAGGTCCAAAAATAAGAGTAGGAGAAGTAGAAGAACCTTTTTATCTACATTATGAAGATGAGATATGGATAGTTAAAGATAATATCGTAGGAAACAAAGAAAAAATAACAATAAACCACCCTGAAATATTAGACAAACTCAAAAAAGGCGACAGAATATATATAGCTGATGGAACAATCAGACTGGAAGTAATCAAAAAAACTAAGAAAGGAGTTTTATGTAAAGTCCTTGTAGGTGGAATGGTTTCCTCCCGTAAAGGTGTAAATTTTCCAAATATAAAACTGGATATTCCGGCTTTAACAGAAAAGGACAAAAAAGACCTGAAATTTGGTATTGAGATTGGAATTGATATTGTTGCCCTTTCCTTTGTAAAAACAGCAAAGGATGTTCAGGAAGCCAAAAAGTATGTCCAAAAATTCGGCGGAGATGTTCCTGTATTTGCAAAGATAGAAAAACATGAAGCAATAGAACATATAGATGAAATCATAGACGAAGCTGATGGAATAATGGTTGCCAGAGGTGATTTGGGAGTTGAGATAGATATGGAAAAGGTCCCTGTCCTTCAAAAAATGATAATCAAAAAATGTAATGAAAAAGGTAAGCCTGTTATAACAGCAACCCAGATGCTAACCTCAATGCTTACTTCACCAAGACCGACAAGGGCTGAGGTTTCAGATATAGCCAATGCTGTTTTAGATGGAACAGATGCGGTAATGCTGTCTGATGAAACGGCAGTGGGGAAATATCCTGTAGAAGCTGTAAAGGTAATGAAAAGAACCATTGAGGAAACAGAAAAGATATATCCATTTTATCAGGATAAACCTGTTGAGGATACAACAACAGCCATAGCTTCTGCAGGTAGCTCACTTGCAAAAGACGTTAACGCAAGCTCAATAGTGGCATTTACAAAGTCAGGTAGAACAGCTATAAATGTTGCTAAATTCAGACCTGCCTGTAGAATACTGGGGATTACACATGATATAAAGGTCTTAAGAAGACTGAATATAGTCTGGGGAGTTGAGCCTTATATGGTAATAGAAGAGGAGCTGGACACAGATGATATGCTCAGAAAATTTGTTAAACAGGCTTACAAAAAAGATTTCAGCAAAAAGGATATTATTGTTGCTCTGCTGGGTTATGTTGGAGGGCTTACAGGCTCAACCAGCATAGTCAGGATAATAAGAGACAAAGACCTTAAACAGCTACTTGGCAAATAA
- a CDS encoding transcriptional repressor: protein MKEIKRRNTQQRKVILDILRSTDIHPTADWIYERAREVIPNISLGTVYRNLKILKEEGLILELNDGKQSRFDGRIDRHFHFKCTQCNSIYDIETEGIVQVNADILNKKGYSVESWDIVFTGICPACGGKQS, encoded by the coding sequence ATGAAAGAGATTAAAAGAAGAAACACCCAGCAAAGAAAGGTTATTCTGGATATTTTAAGGTCTACTGATATTCATCCAACAGCAGACTGGATATATGAAAGGGCAAGGGAAGTTATCCCTAATATAAGCCTTGGCACTGTTTATAGAAACCTGAAAATCCTTAAAGAAGAAGGGCTTATATTAGAGCTGAATGATGGAAAGCAAAGCAGATTTGATGGGAGAATAGACAGACATTTCCATTTCAAATGCACACAGTGTAATAGCATCTATGATATAGAAACAGAAGGAATTGTCCAGGTAAATGCCGATATCCTTAATAAAAAAGGCTACTCGGTGGAAAGCTGGGATATAGTATTTACAGGAATATGTCCTGCCTGTGGTGGTAAGCAAAGTTGA
- a CDS encoding sulfite oxidase-like oxidoreductase: protein MRRIISPINSRPDRLPPGQHWTSKLHILGISDPPDIDLSSYRLKIFGEVEEPVVLTWDDILELEKVELIADFHCVTRWSYPDVEWIGFHVDEIKKLVNIKDTAKAVMIHSLDGYTTNIPLEYFFDEDVIFAYKLFGKPLPADHGYPLRLIVPKLYSWKSAKFVSGIEFMPENRPGFWEQRGYHILGDPWREQRYSV from the coding sequence TTGAGAAGAATAATCAGCCCGATAAACAGTAGGCCTGATAGACTACCTCCGGGACAACACTGGACAAGTAAACTTCATATCCTTGGCATATCTGACCCTCCTGATATAGATTTATCTTCTTACAGGTTAAAAATCTTCGGAGAGGTTGAAGAACCTGTAGTTTTAACCTGGGATGATATTCTGGAACTGGAAAAAGTAGAACTGATAGCTGATTTTCATTGCGTTACCAGATGGAGCTATCCTGATGTTGAATGGATAGGCTTTCATGTTGATGAAATTAAAAAATTAGTAAATATAAAAGATACTGCAAAGGCAGTGATGATACATTCTTTAGATGGCTATACTACTAATATCCCCCTTGAATATTTCTTTGATGAAGATGTGATATTTGCTTATAAACTATTTGGCAAACCTTTGCCAGCAGACCACGGTTATCCATTGAGGCTTATTGTTCCCAAACTATACTCATGGAAAAGTGCAAAATTTGTGTCAGGTATTGAGTTTATGCCTGAAAATAGACCTGGATTCTGGGAACAGAGAGGATATCATATTCTTGGAGACCCATGGAGAGAGCAGAGATACTCAGTTTAG
- a CDS encoding M20/M25/M40 family metallo-hydrolase: MERAEILSLEKRLKDELFKLISIPSHRDCSQIQEYIKDRLSFIKFEDQKINKNNLYNIYSISPEKPILVNTHVDTVPPINMKDPFKPYEKNGKIYGRGAADTKGLIAALIIALEDFYKKYGFVPVSIAFTVDEEQNTAFGSQELIKVLEPIKSILVLEPTYGKLCTAQMGTYEFRFKISLPSAHASEFEKFKNPAKEAFKAINLIEKELNRPVNILRFNSGWEHYAVPDKAEVLCEFKIFENELVSDIESRLIDVIDNMDTQIEIIVEDYEEFNRFKKGQLIGLLEKAYQDEFNTEAKEGIMPSWTDASNYHKAGFECVIFGFADLSISHSDRESISVEELINNYRFLYRFFSILTQP; this comes from the coding sequence ATGGAGAGAGCAGAGATACTCAGTTTAGAAAAAAGGCTTAAAGATGAGCTTTTTAAACTGATATCTATACCTTCCCACAGGGATTGTTCACAGATACAGGAATATATAAAAGACAGGCTAAGTTTTATAAAATTTGAAGACCAGAAAATAAATAAAAATAATCTCTACAACATTTACAGCATTTCTCCTGAAAAGCCAATTTTAGTTAATACCCATGTTGATACTGTTCCACCTATTAATATGAAAGACCCTTTTAAGCCTTATGAAAAAAATGGCAAAATATACGGTAGAGGTGCTGCAGATACAAAAGGCTTAATAGCAGCCCTTATAATAGCCCTTGAGGATTTTTATAAAAAGTATGGTTTTGTCCCTGTATCCATTGCTTTTACTGTGGATGAGGAGCAGAACACTGCCTTTGGTTCACAGGAATTAATAAAGGTTTTAGAGCCAATTAAAAGCATTCTTGTTTTAGAACCAACCTACGGTAAGCTTTGCACTGCCCAGATGGGAACCTATGAGTTCCGCTTTAAGATAAGTCTACCATCTGCCCACGCCTCTGAGTTTGAAAAGTTCAAAAATCCTGCAAAAGAAGCCTTTAAGGCAATAAATCTTATTGAAAAAGAGTTAAACAGACCTGTGAATATTCTCCGATTTAATAGCGGCTGGGAACATTATGCTGTTCCTGATAAAGCAGAGGTTTTGTGTGAGTTTAAGATATTTGAAAATGAGCTTGTTTCTGACATAGAAAGTAGGCTTATAGATGTTATAGATAATATGGACACACAGATAGAAATTATTGTTGAGGATTATGAAGAGTTTAACAGATTTAAAAAAGGACAGCTAATTGGTCTATTGGAAAAAGCATATCAGGATGAATTTAACACCGAAGCAAAAGAAGGTATTATGCCTTCATGGACGGATGCTTCCAATTACCATAAAGCAGGGTTTGAATGTGTAATTTTTGGTTTTGCAGATTTATCAATTTCCCATTCAGACAGGGAAAGTATTTCTGTTGAGGAATTAATAAATAACTATAGGTTTCTTTACAGATTTTTCTCCATTCTTACCCAGCCGTAA
- a CDS encoding GNAT family N-acetyltransferase → MEKIKLKDFEDKYLDTVIDILMDAYQDIPEYGEANRKQAKRYIKWLKKHSTFFKILFYEDEPAAFIVGDGNWIDIEGKHVGEIHELSVKKKFWGKRLGDFLLNKVLQHFKELGLKKSGLWVGEKNKRAIDFYKKHGFQETGIKYYGWVRMEKNL, encoded by the coding sequence ATGGAAAAGATTAAGCTAAAAGATTTTGAAGATAAATATCTGGACACAGTTATTGATATACTGATGGATGCCTATCAGGACATTCCTGAATATGGGGAGGCCAATCGTAAACAGGCTAAAAGATATATCAAATGGCTAAAAAAACATTCAACATTTTTCAAAATATTATTTTATGAAGATGAGCCTGCAGCTTTTATTGTGGGGGATGGAAACTGGATTGATATTGAAGGGAAACATGTAGGAGAAATCCATGAACTTTCTGTAAAAAAGAAATTCTGGGGCAAAAGATTAGGAGATTTCCTTTTAAACAAGGTTCTGCAACATTTTAAAGAGCTTGGATTAAAAAAATCTGGACTGTGGGTGGGAGAAAAAAATAAACGGGCAATAGATTTTTATAAAAAACATGGGTTTCAAGAAACAGGGATAAAGTATTACGGCTGGGTAAGAATGGAGAAAAATCTGTAA
- a CDS encoding AAA family ATPase, giving the protein MLSKIYGQQKKDIYLLIFNLLKDSNIFGILYGKKGIGKKYVVTSAINNLSSSFDKKIFIEATPLWKNEILSALGIEADAGISKEEFLIKFIDFLEDFDGRVFIVINNAQNLTEKELSELAHLLNIKEKLSVFVIGTPQLKEKLNPFKIGKIEGSINFILEVEPPEFEEFKKYFTDKYGSQIEEKALKILYKMTGGSIEEAENTILRVGKFPIEPKDLGYKPNFLKPVLVGIVVFAIIGVISYGIYYGFNYFNSPKEKEIVEKIKKLDKKLPEEGIITEGLPIKPKPKKNKKPVIKKINFDEKSIIQEINQQLDSLSFDIPEIKFYQPVYNYLVQVAAFRNFDNAKKFADRLKKEFPNISVIKTKKGLSLVVIKAEDKKKAIKIKDKLKKYKITAIVRRIGK; this is encoded by the coding sequence ATGCTCTCAAAGATATACGGGCAGCAAAAAAAGGATATATATCTGCTTATATTTAATCTTCTAAAAGATAGCAACATATTTGGAATTCTTTATGGCAAAAAAGGTATAGGCAAAAAATATGTTGTAACCAGTGCAATCAATAATCTTTCTTCATCATTTGATAAAAAAATCTTTATTGAAGCTACACCTTTATGGAAAAATGAAATCCTTTCAGCCCTTGGGATAGAAGCGGATGCAGGAATATCAAAAGAAGAATTTTTAATTAAATTTATAGATTTTTTGGAAGATTTTGATGGCAGAGTGTTTATTGTTATAAACAATGCACAGAATTTGACAGAAAAGGAACTGTCAGAACTTGCACATCTATTAAATATAAAAGAGAAATTATCTGTTTTTGTGATAGGCACACCACAGCTCAAAGAAAAGTTAAACCCCTTTAAAATAGGAAAAATAGAAGGTAGCATAAACTTTATTCTTGAGGTTGAACCCCCTGAGTTTGAAGAGTTCAAAAAATATTTCACAGATAAATATGGTTCCCAGATTGAAGAAAAAGCCTTGAAAATACTTTACAAAATGACAGGTGGTTCTATAGAAGAGGCAGAAAATACCATCCTGAGAGTAGGCAAATTTCCTATAGAACCAAAAGATTTAGGATATAAACCGAACTTTTTAAAACCTGTTTTGGTTGGGATTGTTGTTTTTGCAATTATAGGTGTAATTTCATACGGAATTTATTACGGATTTAATTATTTTAATTCTCCAAAAGAGAAAGAAATAGTAGAAAAAATCAAAAAATTAGACAAAAAACTACCGGAAGAAGGGATAATTACAGAAGGTTTACCTATTAAGCCTAAACCGAAAAAAAATAAAAAACCTGTTATTAAAAAGATAAATTTTGATGAAAAAAGTATTATTCAGGAGATTAATCAACAGTTAGATAGCCTTTCTTTTGATATACCTGAAATAAAGTTTTATCAGCCAGTTTATAATTATCTTGTTCAGGTAGCTGCATTCAGGAATTTTGATAATGCAAAGAAATTTGCTGATAGGCTAAAAAAAGAGTTTCCAAATATAAGTGTAATTAAGACAAAAAAAGGACTTAGTCTTGTTGTAATCAAAGCCGAGGATAAGAAAAAAGCCATTAAGATAAAAGATAAACTAAAAAAGTATAAGATAACTGCAATAGTCAGAAGGATAGGAAAATGA
- a CDS encoding AAA family ATPase, whose product MMDFLEFFNLKENPFKLTPDVDFFYMSSVHQEALASLEYLLNSEEGFAVIIGEPGTGKTITIRKFLSQIPENVEYAYILFPNLSPEELFMAILEDFGIHLSDKVSKNKLFSTLRDFLIQKRKEGKKVLVIIDEAQNLPVETLEELRILSNLETDKEKLLQIILLGQPELEEKLNSSELRQLRQRISILTRLSNLDYREMVDYINYRLSKAGNSTIRITEKAYKAIYKYTQGNLRLINLLMERALMSAFVENKHQIDKENIESAAESLALRKETGNKKYPVLIGIFALVVFIFAGGFAYFYLNEEKEVSYKKENTEKINNSKTYTISKKNGIVIANILNVRENPSINSKIINKLRKGDKIEIVEEAGDWLKIQKGTLQGWVKKEFVKINNGAAKETNKSDNRKEL is encoded by the coding sequence ATGATGGATTTTTTAGAGTTTTTTAATTTAAAGGAAAATCCTTTTAAACTTACTCCGGATGTGGATTTTTTCTATATGTCATCTGTTCATCAGGAAGCCCTTGCTTCACTTGAGTATTTACTTAATTCTGAAGAAGGATTTGCAGTAATTATAGGAGAGCCCGGAACAGGAAAAACAATAACAATTCGCAAATTCCTCAGTCAGATTCCTGAAAATGTAGAATATGCTTATATTCTTTTTCCCAATCTGTCTCCTGAAGAGCTATTTATGGCCATATTAGAGGATTTTGGCATACACCTATCTGATAAGGTTTCCAAAAACAAACTTTTCTCAACATTAAGAGATTTTCTGATACAAAAAAGAAAAGAAGGCAAAAAAGTTCTTGTGATTATTGATGAAGCCCAAAATTTACCTGTGGAAACCCTTGAAGAACTTAGAATTTTATCAAATCTGGAAACTGACAAAGAGAAATTATTACAGATAATACTTCTTGGTCAGCCTGAATTAGAAGAAAAACTGAACTCATCAGAACTTAGGCAACTCAGACAAAGGATAAGCATTTTGACCCGTTTATCAAATCTGGATTACAGGGAAATGGTTGATTATATCAACTACAGGCTATCAAAGGCAGGTAATTCAACTATAAGAATAACTGAAAAGGCGTATAAAGCCATTTACAAATATACACAGGGTAATCTAAGACTGATTAATCTGCTAATGGAAAGAGCCCTTATGTCAGCTTTTGTTGAAAATAAACACCAGATTGATAAAGAAAATATAGAAAGTGCAGCAGAAAGTCTGGCTTTAAGGAAGGAGACAGGGAATAAAAAATATCCTGTTTTAATAGGTATTTTTGCACTTGTGGTTTTTATATTTGCAGGTGGTTTTGCTTATTTTTATTTAAATGAAGAAAAAGAGGTTAGTTATAAAAAAGAGAATACTGAAAAAATTAATAATTCTAAAACCTATACCATTTCTAAGAAAAATGGAATTGTTATTGCAAATATATTAAATGTAAGAGAAAATCCATCTATAAACTCAAAAATTATTAACAAATTAAGAAAAGGTGATAAAATAGAGATTGTAGAGGAAGCAGGAGATTGGCTGAAAATCCAGAAAGGTACACTTCAGGGTTGGGTTAAAAAGGAGTTTGTAAAGATAAACAATGGAGCAGCTAAGGAAACGAATAAATCAGATAATAGGAAAGAACTTTAA
- the lipA gene encoding lipoyl synthase yields the protein MKPKVKNFLSEDVTKMKAMLRMLNLHTVCEEASCPNIGDCFGRKTATFMIMGDRCTRNCAYCDVSHDRPLPLDPSEPYNIAKAVKYLNLKHVVITSVNRDDLPDGGASHFARVIRAIREEKPDCSIEVLIPDFLGDKEALKIVADAKPEVINHNIETVPSLFPVVRHRGDYQRSLQVIKWIKELDENITSKSGIMVGLGETKEEIVQVMEDLVKVNCEILTIGQYLRPSKNHYPVKKYYTEEEFKELEKIGYEVGFKQVFSGILVRSSFHADEIFYQLRG from the coding sequence ATGAAACCAAAGGTAAAAAATTTCTTATCTGAAGATGTTACAAAAATGAAAGCAATGCTCAGGATGCTTAATCTCCATACGGTTTGCGAGGAAGCATCCTGTCCAAATATAGGAGATTGTTTTGGCAGAAAAACAGCAACATTTATGATAATGGGTGATAGATGTACAAGGAATTGTGCTTATTGTGATGTTTCCCATGATAGACCACTACCCCTTGACCCTTCTGAGCCATACAACATTGCAAAAGCCGTAAAATATCTAAATCTGAAGCATGTTGTCATAACATCTGTGAATAGAGATGACCTTCCTGATGGTGGAGCATCCCATTTTGCACGGGTTATCAGAGCAATCAGGGAAGAAAAGCCTGATTGTAGTATAGAGGTGCTTATTCCAGATTTTCTGGGAGATAAAGAAGCTCTCAAAATCGTTGCAGATGCAAAACCTGAGGTAATCAACCATAACATTGAAACAGTTCCTTCGCTATTTCCAGTAGTTAGACATAGAGGCGATTATCAAAGGTCTTTACAGGTAATAAAATGGATTAAAGAGCTTGACGAAAATATAACCTCAAAATCAGGCATTATGGTTGGGCTTGGGGAAACAAAAGAAGAGATAGTGCAAGTAATGGAAGATTTGGTAAAAGTAAACTGCGAGATACTAACAATAGGACAGTATCTCCGGCCATCAAAAAACCATTATCCTGTTAAAAAATACTATACAGAAGAAGAGTTCAAAGAGCTGGAGAAAATAGGATATGAAGTGGGCTTTAAACAGGTTTTTAGCGGAATACTGGTCAGAAGTTCATTCCATGCTGATGAAATCTTTTATCAACTTAGAGGGTAA
- a CDS encoding secondary thiamine-phosphate synthase enzyme YjbQ: MTKAYTEYLTFNTKNRRELIKITDRVQEAVEKSGIKEGLCLVSAMHLTASVFIQDDEEGLHEDIWQWLEKLAPFKPDYKHHLTGEDNADAHLKNLLTHLQVVLPVTDGRLDLGPWQEIFYAEYDGQRPKRVIIKILGI; encoded by the coding sequence ATGACAAAAGCTTATACAGAGTATCTAACCTTTAATACAAAAAATAGAAGGGAGCTTATAAAAATAACAGATAGAGTGCAGGAAGCTGTTGAAAAATCAGGGATAAAAGAAGGTTTATGTCTGGTTTCTGCAATGCATCTGACAGCCTCAGTCTTTATTCAGGATGATGAGGAAGGATTACACGAGGATATCTGGCAGTGGCTTGAAAAACTTGCCCCGTTTAAGCCTGATTATAAACATCATTTGACCGGTGAGGATAATGCAGATGCCCATCTAAAAAATCTCCTTACACATCTTCAGGTGGTTTTACCTGTTACAGATGGCAGGCTGGATCTGGGGCCCTGGCAGGAAATTTTTTATGCTGAATATGATGGACAGAGACCAAAAAGAGTTATTATAAAAATATTGGGAATATGA
- a CDS encoding c-type cytochrome, whose product MGLFIFFILSIHTFALDGKTLFHKYNCSSCHAPDRRVVGPSFLEISKRYGQSKKAIEKVAGLIIKPKPENWPGMAYMPPFDIPLEEAKALAKYVLIDSIKELKSKKDKKKEESIEEILDDSFQFH is encoded by the coding sequence CTGGGGCTTTTTATATTCTTTATACTCTCTATCCATACATTTGCTCTTGATGGCAAAACCCTGTTTCATAAATATAACTGCTCATCCTGTCATGCACCTGACAGAAGGGTGGTAGGACCTTCTTTTCTTGAAATATCCAAAAGATACGGCCAGAGTAAAAAAGCCATAGAAAAGGTAGCAGGTCTCATCATAAAACCCAAACCTGAAAACTGGCCAGGAATGGCTTATATGCCTCCTTTTGACATCCCGTTAGAAGAAGCTAAAGCCCTTGCAAAATATGTTCTGATTGATTCTATAAAGGAGTTAAAAAGTAAAAAGGATAAGAAAAAAGAAGAAAGTATAGAAGAGATATTAGATGACTCTTTTCAGTTTCACTGA
- a CDS encoding c-type cytochrome produces MKKLVAAATFGLAVAVSAAMAADGKALFASKGCAACHQATVDTVGPSLKKIAEAYKGKEAELIKFLKGEGKAIVDPAKFSVMQPQLNTTKSMSDEELKALAEYMLQAK; encoded by the coding sequence ATGAAAAAATTAGTTGCAGCAGCTACATTCGGACTGGCTGTGGCTGTATCAGCAGCAATGGCAGCTGACGGAAAAGCTCTTTTCGCATCAAAAGGATGTGCAGCATGCCACCAGGCAACAGTTGATACTGTAGGACCATCTCTCAAAAAAATTGCTGAAGCTTACAAAGGAAAAGAAGCTGAACTGATTAAATTCCTCAAAGGTGAAGGAAAAGCAATAGTTGATCCAGCTAAATTCAGCGTAATGCAACCACAGCTTAACACAACAAAATCTATGTCTGATGAGGAACTCAAAGCACTTGCTGAATACATGCTCCAGGCAAAATAA
- the hemE gene encoding uroporphyrinogen decarboxylase yields the protein MEKPKNDLLLRAAHREPVERTPIWLMRQAGRYMPEYRALREKAGSFMNFYKNVELSVEATILPYKLLGVDASIIFSDILTPLESIGMRFEFREGEGPVFLNPIESPDDILKLEKFDPEDVYYVGEIIKGVNQALNRAIPTIGFCGAPFTLAAYMIEGRTSRDFKKAKSFMYNYPDAFKDLLDKLSDMLIEYLNFQIESGADAVQIFDSWGGYLSPDDYREFALPPVKKIIKGIKRDYQPVIHFTRGVAGFFDDMITSGADVYSVDWMIDLSDVKKKLNGRAAAQGNLDPIVLYADKDVIKEKAVAILNKWGKDTGHIFNLGHGLMPDMEMEKVRYLVKVVQEESRR from the coding sequence ATGGAAAAACCTAAAAATGATTTGCTTTTGAGGGCAGCTCACAGGGAACCAGTTGAAAGAACTCCTATATGGCTTATGAGGCAGGCAGGTAGATATATGCCAGAATATAGAGCATTAAGGGAGAAAGCCGGTAGTTTTATGAATTTTTATAAAAATGTTGAGCTGTCAGTGGAAGCCACAATACTGCCATATAAACTTCTTGGGGTTGATGCCTCAATAATATTTTCAGATATACTTACTCCCCTTGAAAGTATAGGAATGAGATTTGAGTTCAGGGAAGGTGAAGGACCTGTTTTCTTAAATCCTATTGAAAGTCCTGATGATATTCTAAAGTTAGAGAAATTTGACCCTGAGGATGTTTATTATGTAGGGGAAATAATAAAAGGAGTTAATCAGGCTTTAAATAGAGCTATACCGACTATAGGCTTTTGTGGTGCACCTTTTACCCTTGCGGCTTATATGATAGAAGGAAGAACCTCAAGGGATTTCAAAAAGGCAAAATCTTTTATGTATAACTATCCAGATGCATTTAAAGATTTATTAGATAAGCTATCAGATATGCTTATTGAGTATCTTAACTTCCAGATTGAAAGTGGTGCAGATGCCGTTCAGATTTTTGATAGCTGGGGTGGATATCTGTCTCCTGATGATTACAGAGAGTTTGCACTGCCACCTGTAAAGAAAATAATAAAAGGAATAAAAAGGGATTATCAGCCTGTTATACATTTTACCAGGGGAGTAGCAGGATTTTTCGATGATATGATTACCTCCGGTGCAGATGTATACAGTGTTGATTGGATGATAGATCTATCTGATGTTAAGAAAAAGCTAAATGGAAGGGCAGCAGCTCAGGGTAATCTTGATCCTATAGTTCTTTATGCAGATAAAGATGTAATAAAAGAAAAGGCAGTGGCTATCTTAAATAAATGGGGAAAAGATACAGGACATATATTTAATCTGGGGCATGGACTAATGCCTGATATGGAAATGGAAAAGGTTCGATATCTTGTTAAAGTGGTTCAGGAGGAAAGCCGAAGGTAG
- a CDS encoding alcohol dehydrogenase catalytic domain-containing protein, producing the protein MLALRYYGNRDIRLEDIPVPEVGENEVLIKVTDAGLSQTQVNEFIEGPLIINTQPHPLTGKSIPLIPCQEYGGIVEKVGKNVDPSWIGKQVAVLPLVYCGECEYCKKGKQNLCDKRAYHGLLGLDGGFAEYSVVNVNNIFPVDKKELLTFIEPILVGINTLDLYKKHSGLDSVKDLKVLILGAGAVGLSIAAVWKFFAQADVYINEIINFRKQKAEEAGFKTIEKSQLKENNFDVVIDAAGMDPLSPQVALKEGLKYVKKGEFFISVGSYFHPISFVPVYITANEKHVLSSMAYKPHQVDLLPEVIKSIKLDFSKFITEIPLENIIEDGYYRAEVEKESFIRIVVKC; encoded by the coding sequence ATGCTTGCTCTTAGATATTATGGGAACAGGGATATAAGACTGGAAGATATTCCTGTTCCAGAAGTTGGAGAAAACGAAGTATTAATCAAAGTAACCGACGCTGGACTGAGTCAGACACAGGTTAATGAGTTTATCGAAGGCCCTTTAATCATAAACACGCAACCTCATCCTTTAACAGGAAAAAGTATTCCCCTTATCCCCTGTCAGGAGTATGGGGGTATTGTTGAAAAAGTCGGTAAAAATGTGGACCCCTCATGGATAGGAAAACAGGTTGCAGTCTTACCTCTGGTTTATTGTGGTGAATGTGAGTATTGTAAAAAAGGAAAGCAAAATCTGTGTGATAAAAGGGCATACCACGGTTTATTAGGATTAGACGGAGGTTTTGCAGAGTATTCTGTTGTAAATGTGAATAATATATTCCCAGTTGATAAAAAAGAATTGCTCACTTTTATTGAGCCTATTCTTGTGGGGATTAACACCCTTGATTTGTATAAAAAACATTCAGGATTAGATTCTGTAAAAGATTTGAAAGTTCTTATTCTTGGTGCTGGAGCAGTTGGCCTTTCTATAGCTGCAGTATGGAAGTTTTTTGCACAGGCAGATGTTTATATAAATGAAATTATAAATTTCAGGAAACAAAAAGCAGAAGAAGCAGGATTTAAGACAATAGAAAAAAGCCAGTTGAAAGAAAATAACTTTGATGTTGTTATAGACGCTGCAGGTATGGATCCTCTCTCTCCACAGGTGGCCTTAAAAGAAGGCCTAAAATATGTCAAAAAAGGAGAATTTTTTATAAGTGTAGGTTCTTATTTTCATCCTATATCTTTTGTTCCTGTATATATAACTGCAAACGAAAAACATGTTCTTTCATCAATGGCATATAAACCCCATCAAGTAGATTTACTGCCAGAAGTTATAAAATCCATAAAACTGGATTTTTCAAAATTTATAACCGAAATTCCTTTGGAAAATATCATAGAAGATGGGTATTACAGGGCAGAGGTAGAAAAAGAAAGTTTCATAAGGATAGTTGTTAAATGTTAA